One part of the Saprospiraceae bacterium genome encodes these proteins:
- a CDS encoding OmpA family protein, with protein MKKIITLSLIFILASSCVSKKKHDMLTKERDATAEEKRQLMSQLKQSQDQYQELMKKYNDEQNRLKSEMQMSDTKVSEAQNRIKSLETQLDLANKTNTNLLSRLEDLSIISMSGAENIQKSLEAINQQSRYIQGLNNKIQMKDSLNLTLVTNLKRSLADVNDQDVQVEVRGGVVYVSISDKLLFKSGSYDVNAAAEIVLGKVAKVVNDHKEIDILIEGHTDNVPISTDKIKDNWDLSVLRSTSVARILQKKFGVDPNRITAGGRSEFAPKGANDNSSGRQVNRRTEIIITPRLDQYINLMVPQSSN; from the coding sequence ATGAAAAAAATAATTACACTTAGTCTCATTTTTATTTTGGCCAGTTCATGTGTTAGTAAGAAGAAGCACGATATGCTGACCAAAGAAAGGGATGCCACTGCTGAAGAGAAACGCCAGCTAATGTCTCAACTCAAACAAAGCCAGGATCAATACCAGGAGTTGATGAAAAAGTATAATGATGAGCAAAATCGACTAAAATCAGAGATGCAAATGTCTGATACTAAAGTTTCTGAAGCTCAAAATAGGATCAAAAGTCTTGAAACCCAGCTTGATCTTGCTAACAAGACCAATACTAACCTACTGAGCAGATTGGAAGATCTCTCTATCATCAGTATGTCTGGTGCGGAGAACATTCAAAAATCTCTGGAGGCCATTAACCAACAATCAAGGTACATTCAAGGGTTGAATAATAAGATCCAAATGAAGGATTCGCTCAATCTAACTTTGGTGACTAACCTCAAACGCTCCCTGGCTGATGTCAACGATCAGGATGTCCAGGTTGAAGTGCGTGGTGGAGTAGTATATGTGTCCATTTCTGACAAGCTTTTATTCAAATCAGGAAGTTATGATGTCAATGCTGCCGCTGAAATCGTGTTAGGTAAAGTAGCCAAAGTGGTCAATGACCACAAAGAAATTGACATTTTGATCGAAGGTCATACTGACAATGTGCCCATCAGCACTGATAAAATCAAAGACAATTGGGATTTAAGTGTGCTCCGGTCTACCTCTGTAGCCAGAATATTGCAAAAGAAATTTGGCGTCGATCCTAATCGTATCACAGCAGGGGGCCGCAGTGAATTTGCTCCTAAAGGTGCAAATGACAATAGTTCCGGAAGACAGGTCAATCGCCGTACAGAAATCATCATCACCCCAAGGTTGGATCAATATATTAACTTAATGGTACCGCAATCCAGCAATTAA
- a CDS encoding vanadium-dependent haloperoxidase — MKYLKPLLLCIGLLFFFQCQKDDSGPTKSTQSISGKLAIDYMELLRDYTKLTPGFSPPVAARAFGYAGLTLYEAVVHGMPEYQSMVGQLNELNELPMPVADTYHWGQVANAAMAEVARLYYPSAPPSLKPRLVLMEASYKTDFLNETNESVLERSTLYGQQLANAIFEYSKNDGGHEGFNKNFPGFPNLPVGPGYWVSTSAANPTPLQPYWGNNRTFVKDITIHTQPVKPPDYSTEKTSPFYIQALEVYNVTKNLDQEQAIIAKYWSDDPGNAGTPPGHSISIASQVLGLENADLAVAAETYAKLGIAISDAFVSCWKCKYTFNLVRPVTYINKNIDANWTTLLATPPFPEYTSGHSVQSGATARVLSVIFGTNYAFVDHTHERRTDIPGAPRSFRSFDHAAQEAAISRLYGGIHFRDAIDLGVLQGNKVGDAVNALAFKK, encoded by the coding sequence ATGAAGTATTTAAAGCCTCTCTTATTATGTATAGGCCTATTGTTTTTCTTCCAATGCCAAAAGGATGATTCAGGGCCAACAAAATCCACCCAGTCGATCAGTGGCAAGCTAGCTATAGACTATATGGAGCTATTAAGAGATTACACCAAGCTGACTCCTGGTTTTTCGCCTCCAGTAGCTGCACGTGCGTTTGGTTACGCCGGGCTTACCTTATATGAAGCTGTAGTTCACGGGATGCCCGAATATCAAAGTATGGTTGGACAATTGAATGAATTGAATGAGCTACCAATGCCTGTAGCAGATACCTATCATTGGGGTCAGGTGGCTAATGCGGCTATGGCTGAAGTAGCCAGGTTGTATTACCCTTCAGCTCCACCTTCATTAAAGCCAAGGTTAGTATTGATGGAAGCCAGCTACAAAACAGACTTCCTGAATGAAACGAATGAATCAGTACTGGAGCGAAGTACTCTTTATGGACAGCAATTAGCCAATGCCATTTTTGAATATTCTAAAAACGATGGTGGACACGAAGGATTTAATAAAAATTTTCCCGGTTTTCCAAACCTACCGGTAGGACCAGGATATTGGGTGTCAACCAGTGCAGCCAACCCTACTCCCTTGCAACCTTATTGGGGCAATAATCGCACGTTTGTCAAAGACATCACCATACATACCCAACCTGTCAAGCCTCCTGATTATTCCACAGAAAAAACCTCCCCATTTTACATTCAGGCATTGGAAGTATATAATGTGACCAAAAATCTGGATCAGGAACAAGCCATTATTGCGAAATATTGGAGCGACGATCCTGGCAACGCAGGTACACCTCCTGGGCATTCCATTTCGATTGCCTCCCAGGTGTTGGGATTAGAAAATGCTGATTTAGCAGTGGCGGCTGAGACCTATGCTAAATTGGGAATAGCTATATCGGATGCTTTTGTATCCTGCTGGAAGTGTAAGTATACGTTTAACCTCGTAAGACCCGTGACTTATATCAATAAAAATATAGACGCCAATTGGACTACTTTATTGGCCACTCCTCCATTTCCAGAGTATACCTCCGGCCATTCAGTCCAGTCAGGTGCCACTGCCAGGGTATTGTCTGTCATCTTCGGAACCAACTATGCTTTTGTGGATCATACCCATGAGCGGCGTACAGATATACCTGGTGCACCAAGATCTTTCAGATCCTTTGATCACGCCGCTCAGGAAGCAGCTATCTCGAGGTTATATGGTGGGATTCATTTTAGAGACGCCATTGACCTTGGAGTCCTTCAAGGCAATAAAGTGGGGGACGCGGTAAATGCTTTAGCTTTTAAAAAGTAG